In Desulfomicrobium escambiense DSM 10707, a single genomic region encodes these proteins:
- a CDS encoding AMP-dependent synthetase/ligase, which yields MAFAPTLFHTFLESCSTHRDNLAFIYRVGEDEFRVTFEKFFEDVLILARAFKDHKVRRGDKVFLLSDNRYSWIVTDLALQALGAVSVPRGSDTPPSEIEFIVTHSGAEFLILETEKLYKDCQALIKTLKPKGLFIIAGEEKHSWFDKAVTYTELLKDRTIEPRDIEWFKGLAAKITPDDLLTIIYTSGTTGTPKGVMLTHSNIMHNVRTLPPLIRLQSDDVWVSILPTWHIFERTAEYLSVAKGSCLVYSSIRTFASDLETYKPTQVATVPRIWESLYSKITAGLKKKDPKKAKIFNLLVRVSAAYRRNRRVLRDQLPVFEKKAFPVRLAAKVRAAVENVFLFLPYLLAQKKFILVQDKFGGRLKAAISGGGSLPAYLDEWIDAIGIRIVNAYGMTECSPGIAGRGFNCEVFGTIGPAVAETDLRIVDDHGEVVPNGTEGEIQVRGAQVSKGYYNNPEANASAFTPDGFLRTGDLGKLTLTGELVITGRAKEIIVLASGENVDPTNIEATLSMFPFVQDAVLVGQDKKGLGALIVPDLEKLREFVYEKYNQVLDETESALKDKQLLDRLREEMNKLLNAKKGFKPYEKLQNIHFLDKEFTLGEELTNSFKKKRHVIEKKYKDIINRLLK from the coding sequence ATGGCCTTCGCTCCGACGTTATTCCACACCTTCCTGGAGAGCTGCTCCACGCACCGGGACAATCTCGCCTTCATCTACCGCGTGGGCGAGGACGAGTTCCGGGTCACATTCGAGAAGTTCTTCGAGGACGTGCTCATCCTGGCCCGCGCCTTCAAGGACCACAAGGTCCGCCGCGGCGACAAGGTCTTTCTGCTGTCCGACAACCGCTACTCCTGGATCGTCACGGACCTGGCCCTGCAGGCCCTGGGCGCCGTCAGCGTGCCGCGCGGGTCCGACACGCCGCCGAGCGAGATCGAGTTCATCGTCACCCATTCGGGGGCGGAGTTCCTCATCCTTGAAACGGAGAAGCTCTACAAGGACTGCCAGGCCCTGATCAAAACCCTGAAGCCCAAGGGGCTTTTCATCATCGCCGGCGAGGAGAAGCACTCTTGGTTCGACAAGGCCGTGACCTACACCGAACTCCTCAAGGACCGGACCATCGAGCCGCGCGACATCGAGTGGTTCAAGGGCCTTGCCGCCAAGATCACCCCCGACGACCTGCTGACCATCATCTACACCTCGGGGACCACGGGCACGCCCAAGGGCGTCATGCTGACCCATTCCAACATCATGCACAACGTACGCACCCTGCCGCCGCTCATCAGGCTGCAGTCCGACGACGTCTGGGTGTCCATCCTGCCGACCTGGCACATCTTCGAGCGCACGGCCGAGTACCTTTCCGTGGCCAAGGGCAGCTGCCTGGTCTACTCGTCCATCCGCACCTTCGCCTCCGACCTGGAGACGTACAAGCCCACCCAGGTGGCCACGGTGCCGCGCATCTGGGAGTCCCTCTACTCCAAGATCACGGCCGGACTGAAGAAGAAGGACCCGAAAAAGGCCAAGATATTCAACCTGCTGGTCCGGGTTTCGGCCGCCTACCGCCGCAACAGGCGCGTCCTGCGCGACCAACTGCCGGTCTTCGAGAAGAAGGCCTTCCCCGTCCGTCTGGCGGCCAAGGTCCGCGCCGCGGTGGAAAACGTCTTCCTCTTCCTGCCCTACCTCCTGGCCCAAAAGAAGTTTATCCTGGTGCAGGACAAGTTCGGCGGCCGGCTCAAGGCGGCCATCAGCGGCGGCGGCAGCCTGCCGGCCTATCTGGACGAGTGGATCGACGCCATCGGCATCCGCATCGTCAACGCCTACGGCATGACGGAGTGCTCGCCGGGCATCGCCGGCCGCGGCTTTAACTGCGAGGTCTTCGGGACCATCGGTCCGGCCGTTGCCGAAACCGACCTGCGCATCGTCGACGACCACGGCGAGGTCGTGCCCAACGGCACCGAAGGCGAGATCCAGGTCCGCGGGGCCCAGGTATCCAAGGGCTACTACAACAACCCCGAGGCCAACGCCTCGGCCTTCACGCCCGACGGTTTCCTGCGCACCGGAGACCTGGGCAAGCTGACCCTCACGGGCGAGCTGGTCATCACCGGCCGGGCCAAGGAGATCATCGTCCTGGCCAGCGGCGAGAACGTGGACCCGACCAATATCGAGGCCACCCTGTCCATGTTCCCCTTCGTCCAGGACGCCGTGCTGGTGGGCCAGGACAAGAAGGGCCTGGGCGCCCTCATCGTGCCGGACCTGGAGAAGCTGCGGGAATTCGTCTACGAGAAGTACAACCAGGTCCTGGACGAGACCGAGTCCGCCCTGAAGGACAAGCAGCTCCTGGACCGCCTGCGCGAGGAGATGAACAAGCTCCTGAACGCCAAGAAAGGCTTCAAGCCCTACGAGAAGCTCCAGAACATCCATTTCCTGGACAAGGAGTTCACCCTCGGCGAGGAGCTGACCAACTCCTTCAAGAAGAAGCGGCACGTCATCGAGAAGAAGTACAAGGACATCATCAACCGGCTTCTGAAATGA
- a CDS encoding TerC family protein, with the protein MFEPQSIIAFLTLASLEIVLGIDNIVFIVIITNNLPEALQSKARKIGLAMAMLTRIGLLFAITWVMGLTATLFTVMEHAVSGRDLILLGGGLFLIAKATFEIHEKLEHRPEEDVRIRKSLGFVSAVTQIMFLDVIFSLDSVITAVGMANNIAVMIAAVVAAVAVMLIFADTVSGFVKRQPTIQILALSFLILIGVFLVAESMGKHIDRGYIYFAMSFSLLVEVLNLRMRKVSAAKKA; encoded by the coding sequence ATGTTCGAACCGCAAAGCATCATCGCCTTCCTGACCCTGGCCAGCCTCGAAATCGTCCTTGGCATCGACAACATCGTCTTCATCGTCATCATCACAAACAATCTGCCCGAAGCGCTGCAGTCCAAGGCGCGCAAGATAGGCCTGGCCATGGCCATGCTGACCCGCATCGGCCTGCTGTTCGCCATCACCTGGGTCATGGGGCTCACGGCCACCCTCTTCACCGTCATGGAGCACGCCGTGTCCGGCCGCGACCTGATCCTGCTGGGCGGCGGGCTCTTCCTCATCGCCAAGGCCACCTTCGAGATTCACGAGAAACTGGAACACAGGCCCGAGGAGGACGTGCGCATCCGCAAAAGCCTCGGATTCGTCTCGGCCGTGACCCAGATCATGTTCCTCGACGTCATCTTCTCGCTGGATTCCGTCATCACGGCCGTGGGCATGGCCAACAACATCGCCGTCATGATCGCGGCGGTAGTGGCCGCCGTGGCCGTCATGCTCATCTTCGCCGACACGGTCAGCGGGTTCGTCAAACGCCAGCCGACCATCCAGATCCTGGCCCTGTCCTTCCTCATCCTCATCGGCGTGTTCCTGGTGGCCGAGAGCATGGGCAAGCACATCGACCGCGGCTACATCTACTTCGCCATGAGCTTCTCCCTGCTGGTAGAGGTCCTCAACCTGCGCATGCGCAAGGTTTCCGCGGCGAAAAAGGCCTGA